The Caretta caretta isolate rCarCar2 chromosome 5, rCarCar1.hap1, whole genome shotgun sequence genome contains a region encoding:
- the LOC125637335 gene encoding uncharacterized protein LOC125637335: MQSSSAQVTMMESQNRKRAPAWTEREVRDLIAVWGEESVLSELCSSFRNAKTFVKISQGMKDRGHNRDPKQCRVKLKELRQAYQKTREANSRSGSEPQTCRFYDELHAILGGSATTTPAVLFDSFNGDGGNTEAGFGEEEDDDEEEVVDSSQQASGETGFPDSQELFLTLDLEPVPPEPTQGCLLDPAGGEGTSAACVSMITGSSPSERLVKLRKKKKRTRDEMFSELMLSSHTDRAQMNAWRQIMSECRKAQNGREERWRAEESKWRAEESKWRAEDRAEAQMWRQRDERRQDSMLRLLQDQTSMLQCMVELQQRQLEHRLPLQPLCNQPPSSPSSIASTPRRPRTRWGGLRPASHSTTEDCPKKRRLSFNKF; the protein is encoded by the exons atgcagagctcatcagcacaggtgaccatgatggagtcccagaatcgcaaaagagctccagcatggaccgaacgggaggtacgggatctgatcgctgtttggggagaggaatccgtgctatcagaactctgttccagttttcgaaatgccaaaacctttgtcaaaatctcccagggcatgaaggatagaggccataacagggacccgaagcagtgccgcgtgaaactgaaggagctgaggcaagcctaccagaaaaccagagaggcgaacagccgctctgggtcagagccccaaacatgccgcttctatgatgagctgcatgccattttagggggttcagccaccactaccccagccgtgttgttcgactccttcaatggagatggaggcaatacggaagcaggttttggggaggaagaagatgatgatgaggaggaggttgtagatagctcacagcaagcaagcggagaaaccggttttcccgacagccaggaactgtttctcaccctagacctggagccagtaccccccgaacccacccaaggctgcctcctggacccagcaggcggagaagggacctctg ctgcatgtgtttcaatgatcacaggatcttctccttccgagaggctagtgaagcttagaaagaaaaaaaaacgcactcgcgatgaaatgttctccgagctcatgctgtcctcccacactgacagagcacagatgaatgcgtggaggcaaataatgtcagagtgcaggaaagcacaaaatggccgggaggagaggtggcgggctgaagagagtaagtggcgggctgaagagagtaagtggcgggctgaagacagggctgaagctcaaatgtggcggcagcgtgatgagaggaggcaggattcaatgctgaggctgctgcaggaccaaaccagtatgctccagtgtatggttgagctgcagcaaaggcagctggagcacagactgccactgcagcccctctgtaaccaaccgccctcctccccaagttccatagcctccacacccagacgcccaagaacgcggtgggggggcctccggccagccagccactccaccacagaggattgcccaaaaaaaagaaggctgtcattcaataaattttaa